In Pseudomonas sp. DNDY-54, a genomic segment contains:
- a CDS encoding class I SAM-dependent rRNA methyltransferase → MSLPSLRLKANADRRLRAGHLWVYSNEVDTAATPLSGFAAGDQAILEAAGGKPLGIVGVSPNNLICARLLSRDLKHSLDKSLLVHRIQVALSLRDRLFDQPCYRLIYGDADLLPGLVVDRFHDHLVVQLASATMERNKDAVLEALVQVLKPRGVLWKNDSSARDAEGLERYVDTAFGVVPEWVALEENGVKFEAPVLQGQKTGWFYDHRMNRARLAPYVKGKRVLDLFSYIGGWGVQAAAFGASEVFCVDASAFALDGVERNAALNGVAEKMTCVEGDAFEAMKELKNAEERFDVVITDPPAFIKRKKDIKNGEAAYRRLNEAAMRLLNKDGILVSASCSMHLEEDNLQNILLGSARHLDRNIQLLERGSQGPDHPVHPAIPETRYIKSITCRILPNS, encoded by the coding sequence ATGAGCCTGCCCAGCCTGCGCCTCAAAGCCAACGCCGATCGCCGCCTGCGCGCCGGCCATCTGTGGGTCTACAGCAACGAAGTGGATACCGCCGCCACGCCGCTGAGCGGCTTTGCTGCCGGTGATCAGGCGATCCTCGAAGCGGCTGGCGGCAAACCGCTGGGCATCGTCGGCGTCTCGCCGAACAACCTGATCTGCGCGCGCCTGCTGTCTCGCGACCTCAAGCACAGCCTGGACAAGTCGCTGCTGGTGCATCGCATCCAGGTCGCCCTGTCGCTGCGCGATCGCCTGTTCGATCAACCCTGCTACCGCCTGATCTATGGCGACGCGGATCTGCTGCCGGGCCTGGTGGTGGACCGCTTCCATGACCATCTGGTGGTTCAGCTGGCGTCGGCGACCATGGAGCGCAACAAGGATGCCGTGCTCGAAGCGCTGGTGCAGGTGCTCAAGCCGCGCGGCGTGCTATGGAAAAACGACTCCAGCGCCCGCGATGCTGAGGGTCTGGAGCGTTACGTCGATACCGCGTTCGGCGTAGTGCCGGAGTGGGTCGCGCTGGAAGAGAACGGCGTGAAGTTTGAAGCGCCCGTGTTGCAGGGCCAGAAGACTGGCTGGTTCTACGATCACCGCATGAACCGCGCGCGCCTGGCACCCTACGTCAAGGGCAAGCGCGTGCTGGACCTGTTCAGCTACATTGGCGGCTGGGGCGTGCAGGCGGCGGCCTTCGGTGCCAGCGAAGTGTTCTGCGTCGATGCGTCGGCGTTCGCGCTGGATGGTGTCGAGCGTAACGCCGCGCTCAATGGCGTGGCCGAGAAGATGACCTGCGTCGAGGGTGATGCCTTCGAGGCGATGAAGGAACTGAAGAACGCCGAAGAGCGTTTCGACGTGGTCATCACCGACCCGCCCGCCTTCATCAAGCGCAAGAAGGACATCAAGAACGGCGAGGCCGCCTACCGCCGCCTCAACGAGGCCGCGATGCGCCTGCTGAACAAGGACGGCATCCTGGTCAGCGCCAGCTGCTCGATGCACCTGGAAGAAGACAACTTGCAGAACATCCTGCTCGGCAGCGCGCGTCATCTGGACCGCAACATCCAGCTGCTCGAGCGTGGATCACAGGGCCCGGATCACCCGGTACATCCGGCGATCCCCGAGACCCGCTATATCAAGAGCATCACCTGTCGCATCCTGCCTAACAGCTGA
- a CDS encoding metallophosphoesterase family protein, with protein MRIGVISDTHGLLRPEAIAALQGCERIIHAGDIGKPQVLDALRALAPLEVICGNVDSGDWAAAIPEHLDLHIDGLRIHVTHDVKTMVIDPVAEQVDVVIAGHSHQPKIEEVEGVLYINPGSAGRRRFKLPISLALLDIEDGQPRAQLVTLG; from the coding sequence ATGCGCATCGGCGTCATATCCGACACCCACGGCCTGCTGCGCCCTGAAGCCATCGCTGCGCTGCAGGGTTGCGAGCGCATCATCCACGCTGGCGACATCGGTAAACCACAGGTACTGGACGCGTTAAGAGCACTGGCGCCGCTCGAGGTGATATGTGGAAATGTCGACAGCGGCGACTGGGCTGCTGCGATTCCGGAGCATCTCGACCTGCATATCGACGGGCTGCGCATCCACGTCACCCATGACGTCAAGACGATGGTGATCGACCCGGTTGCCGAGCAGGTCGACGTGGTGATCGCCGGCCATTCGCATCAGCCAAAGATCGAAGAGGTCGAGGGCGTGCTCTACATCAACCCCGGCAGTGCCGGCCGTCGACGCTTCAAGTTGCCGATCAGCTTGGCTTTACTGGACATTGAAGACGGGCAGCCGCGGGCGCAACTGGTCACGCTGGGTTAA
- the ilvD gene encoding dihydroxy-acid dehydratase, whose amino-acid sequence MPDYRSKTSTHGRNMAGARALWRATGMKDEDFKKPIIAVSNSFTQFVPGHVHLKDMGQLVAREIEKHGGVAKEFNTIAVDDGIAMGHDGMLYSLPSREIIADSVEYMVNAHCADAIVCISNCDKITPGMLMAALRLNIPVVFVSGGPMEAGKTKLASHGLDLVDAMVIAADESASDEKVAEYERSACPTCGSCSGMFTANSMNCLAEALGLALPGNGSTLATHSDREQLFLRAGRTIVELCQRYYGEGDESVLPRNIASRRAFENAMTLDIAMGGSTNTILHLLAAAQEAEVDFDLRAIDALSRKVPQLCKVAPNIQKYHMEDVHRAGGIFSILGELARGGLLHTDVPTVHSRTLAEGIAQWDITQTQDEAVHTFFKAGPAGIPTQTAFSQSTRWDTLDLDRAEGCIRSVEHAYSQEGGLAVLYGNIALDGCVVKTAGVDESIHVFEGTAKIFESQDSAVKGILNDEVKAGDIVIIRYEGPKGGPGMQEMLYPTSYLKSKGLGKDCALLTDGRFSGGTSGLSIGHASPEAAAGGAIGLVQDGDKVLIDIPNRSIQLQVSDEELSHRRIEQDKKGWKPAAPRARKVTTALKAYALLATSADKGAVRNKAMLDG is encoded by the coding sequence ATGCCCGATTACCGCTCGAAAACCTCCACGCACGGCCGCAACATGGCTGGTGCCCGCGCGCTGTGGCGCGCCACCGGCATGAAGGACGAAGACTTCAAGAAGCCGATCATCGCCGTTTCCAACTCCTTCACCCAGTTCGTACCCGGCCACGTCCACCTGAAGGACATGGGCCAGCTGGTCGCCCGTGAAATCGAAAAGCACGGCGGCGTGGCCAAGGAATTCAACACCATCGCGGTCGACGACGGCATCGCCATGGGCCACGACGGCATGCTCTATTCGCTGCCTTCGCGCGAGATCATCGCCGACTCCGTGGAATACATGGTCAACGCGCATTGCGCCGACGCCATTGTCTGCATCTCCAACTGCGACAAGATCACCCCCGGCATGCTGATGGCCGCCCTGCGCCTGAATATCCCGGTGGTGTTCGTTTCCGGCGGGCCGATGGAAGCCGGCAAGACCAAGCTGGCCAGCCACGGCCTGGACCTGGTCGACGCCATGGTCATCGCGGCCGATGAAAGCGCCTCCGATGAGAAGGTCGCCGAATACGAGCGCAGCGCCTGCCCGACCTGCGGCAGCTGCTCCGGCATGTTCACCGCCAACTCGATGAACTGCCTGGCCGAAGCCTTAGGGTTAGCCCTGCCCGGCAACGGTTCGACCCTGGCCACCCACAGCGACCGCGAGCAGCTGTTCCTGCGCGCCGGCCGCACCATTGTCGAGCTGTGCCAGCGCTACTACGGCGAAGGCGACGAATCGGTACTGCCGCGCAACATCGCCAGCCGCCGCGCCTTCGAAAATGCCATGACCCTGGATATCGCCATGGGCGGCTCGACCAACACCATCCTGCACCTGCTGGCCGCCGCCCAGGAAGCCGAGGTCGACTTCGACCTGCGCGCCATTGATGCCCTGTCACGCAAGGTGCCGCAGCTGTGCAAGGTCGCGCCGAACATTCAGAAGTACCACATGGAAGACGTGCACCGCGCCGGCGGCATTTTCTCCATTCTGGGTGAGCTGGCCCGTGGCGGCCTGCTGCACACCGACGTACCCACCGTGCACAGCCGAACGCTGGCTGAAGGCATCGCCCAGTGGGACATCACCCAGACCCAGGACGAAGCGGTACACACCTTCTTCAAGGCCGGCCCGGCCGGTATCCCTACGCAGACTGCGTTCAGCCAGTCGACCCGTTGGGACACCCTCGACCTGGACCGCGCCGAAGGCTGCATCCGCAGCGTCGAGCATGCCTACTCACAGGAAGGCGGCCTGGCCGTGCTCTACGGCAACATCGCGCTCGATGGCTGCGTTGTGAAAACCGCAGGCGTGGACGAATCCATCCATGTCTTCGAGGGCACCGCGAAGATCTTCGAAAGCCAGGACAGCGCTGTTAAGGGCATCCTCAATGACGAAGTGAAAGCCGGCGACATCGTCATCATCCGCTACGAAGGCCCGAAAGGCGGCCCGGGCATGCAGGAAATGCTCTACCCGACGTCATATTTGAAGTCCAAGGGACTGGGCAAGGATTGCGCCCTGCTCACCGACGGTCGATTCTCCGGCGGCACTTCGGGCCTTTCCATCGGCCATGCCTCGCCAGAAGCGGCCGCGGGCGGTGCCATTGGCCTGGTGCAGGACGGCGACAAGGTGCTGATCGACATCCCCAACCGCAGCATTCAGCTGCAGGTCAGCGATGAAGAGTTGTCCCACCGGCGCATCGAGCAGGACAAGAAAGGCTGGAAGCCGGCCGCCCCGCGCGCGCGCAAGGTGACCACCGCGCTCAAGGCCTACGCCCTGCTCGCCACCAGCGCCGACAAGGGCGCGGTGCGCAACAAGGCGATGCTGGACGGCTGA
- a CDS encoding dihydrofolate reductase, which produces MNQTTLPLAMIAALADNRVIGLDNTMPWHLPADLKHFKAMTLGKPIIMGRKTWDSLGRPLPGRLNLVVSRQQELQLDGGETFTTLDAALVRAEQWAREQGVEELMLIGGAQLYAQALPQTQRLYLTRIDAAPEGDAFFPAFDEAEWALVDSQAHPAEREAPAYRFETWQRR; this is translated from the coding sequence ATGAATCAGACCACCCTTCCCCTCGCCATGATCGCGGCGCTCGCCGATAACCGCGTGATCGGACTCGATAACACGATGCCCTGGCACCTGCCAGCTGACCTCAAACACTTCAAGGCGATGACCCTGGGCAAGCCGATCATCATGGGTCGCAAGACCTGGGATTCGCTGGGCCGCCCGCTGCCGGGCCGGCTGAATCTGGTGGTCAGCCGTCAGCAGGAGCTCCAGCTCGACGGTGGCGAAACCTTTACAACGCTCGACGCTGCGCTGGTTCGCGCTGAGCAGTGGGCCCGAGAGCAGGGCGTCGAGGAGTTGATGCTGATCGGCGGCGCGCAGCTCTACGCCCAGGCATTGCCGCAGACGCAGCGCCTGTATCTCACCCGAATCGATGCGGCCCCTGAAGGGGACGCCTTCTTCCCTGCCTTTGATGAAGCTGAATGGGCGCTTGTAGACAGCCAGGCCCATCCAGCTGAGCGTGAAGCGCCGGCATACCGTTTCGAGACCTGGCAGCGCCGCTGA
- a CDS encoding alpha/beta hydrolase — translation MLDIKLGGIAAALSLAICGSAMAAPLPDTPGTPFPGVSNFERSGPYATTSRSEGPNCRVYRPSNLGQNGVRHPVILWGNGTGAGPSTYSGLLSHWASHGFVVAAAETSNAGTGQDMLACLDYLVQESNRTFGTYVGVLNTGRVGTSGHSQGGGGSIMAGQDDRVSVTAPIQPYTIGLGHNSASQRNQKGPMFLMSGGGDTIAFPYLNAQPVYTRANVPVFWGERRYVSHFEPVGDGGAYRGPSTAWFRYHLMEDETARSTFYGRFCGLCTSYLWTEERKGIE, via the coding sequence ATGCTGGACATCAAACTTGGCGGCATTGCCGCTGCGCTGAGCTTGGCGATTTGCGGATCTGCCATGGCTGCACCACTGCCGGATACACCCGGCACGCCATTTCCAGGCGTGTCCAACTTCGAACGCTCCGGTCCCTACGCCACGACCAGTCGCAGCGAAGGCCCGAACTGCCGCGTTTATCGACCGAGTAACTTGGGCCAGAATGGTGTCCGGCATCCGGTCATTCTCTGGGGTAACGGGACCGGGGCAGGGCCCTCCACGTATTCGGGTCTGTTGTCGCACTGGGCCAGTCATGGGTTTGTCGTTGCGGCGGCAGAGACGTCCAACGCCGGCACCGGACAGGACATGCTGGCCTGCCTGGACTACCTGGTACAAGAGAGCAACCGCACCTTCGGCACCTATGTGGGTGTGCTCAACACTGGCCGGGTCGGCACATCCGGACATTCCCAGGGCGGCGGTGGGTCGATTATGGCTGGGCAGGATGATCGGGTGAGCGTGACCGCGCCGATCCAGCCCTACACCATCGGGCTGGGCCACAATTCGGCGTCCCAGCGAAATCAGAAGGGGCCGATGTTTCTGATGTCCGGCGGCGGCGACACCATTGCGTTTCCGTATCTCAACGCGCAGCCGGTCTATACACGCGCCAACGTGCCGGTGTTCTGGGGTGAGCGGCGCTATGTCAGTCACTTCGAGCCGGTCGGCGACGGTGGCGCCTACCGCGGGCCCTCAACGGCGTGGTTCCGCTATCACCTGATGGAGGATGAAACGGCGCGCAGCACCTTCTATGGTCGCTTCTGCGGGTTGTGCACCAGCTATCTTTGGACCGAGGAGCGCAAGGGTATCGAGTAA
- a CDS encoding type 1 glutamine amidotransferase domain-containing protein, with protein sequence MAESLKGKRVAILVTDGFEQVELTGPKEALEKAGAFAEIISSSNGEVTGWNHITPDTKFHVDNTFEGIKMSDYDAVVLPGGVVNSDTIRTDEKAQQLVREAAQANKPIAVICHGGWLLISAKLVQGKRMTSYPSLTDDLKNAGANWVDEQVVVDGNLISSRNPDDIPAFSQALVKALAA encoded by the coding sequence ATGGCCGAATCCCTGAAAGGCAAACGTGTAGCGATCTTGGTAACCGACGGTTTCGAGCAGGTCGAGCTGACCGGCCCGAAGGAAGCGCTGGAAAAAGCCGGCGCGTTCGCCGAGATCATCTCATCCTCGAACGGTGAAGTGACCGGCTGGAACCACATCACTCCGGACACCAAGTTCCATGTCGACAACACCTTCGAAGGCATCAAAATGAGTGACTACGATGCCGTGGTGCTGCCAGGCGGCGTGGTGAACTCCGACACCATTCGTACCGATGAAAAAGCGCAGCAGCTGGTGCGCGAAGCAGCCCAGGCAAACAAGCCGATAGCGGTCATTTGCCATGGTGGGTGGCTATTGATTTCAGCCAAACTCGTGCAAGGGAAGCGGATGACAAGCTACCCATCGCTCACCGACGACCTGAAAAACGCGGGCGCCAATTGGGTCGACGAACAGGTGGTGGTCGATGGAAATCTGATCAGCAGCCGCAACCCTGACGATATCCCGGCCTTTAGCCAGGCCCTGGTCAAAGCCCTCGCGGCTTGA
- a CDS encoding NAD(P)/FAD-dependent oxidoreductase yields MEQVDCVVIGAGVVGLAVARALARAGREVVILEAEAAIGTGTSSRNSEVIHAGIYYPQGSLKARLCVAGRDALYAFCDSHGVPYRRCGKLIVATDESQLAGLDALQTHALANGVDDLRRFDADEVKTLEPQLNAVAGLLSPSTGIVDSHALMLALQGDAEAAGALLALHAPVASIEVTDAGLCVEVGGETPMTLLATSVINCAGHAAPEIAARTAGLSAESVPPRYFAKGSYFSLATPTPFQHLVYPLPEPGGLGVHLTLDLGGQARFGPDVEWVDSLDYTMDERRANGFYAAIRRYWPALPDGALQPAYTGIRPKISGPGEPAADFRIDGPAEHGIAGLVNLFGIESPGLTAALAIADEVCRRLAQGARIG; encoded by the coding sequence ATGGAGCAGGTCGATTGCGTGGTCATCGGCGCCGGTGTGGTGGGGCTCGCGGTCGCGCGGGCACTGGCTCGGGCCGGACGCGAGGTGGTGATACTGGAAGCCGAAGCGGCCATTGGCACGGGCACCAGCTCGCGCAACAGTGAGGTCATTCATGCCGGCATCTATTATCCGCAAGGCTCGTTGAAGGCGCGGCTGTGCGTGGCCGGGCGCGATGCGCTCTATGCGTTCTGCGACAGTCACGGCGTGCCTTACCGGCGTTGCGGCAAGCTGATCGTCGCCACCGATGAATCCCAATTGGCGGGGCTCGATGCGCTACAGACTCATGCCCTGGCCAACGGCGTCGACGATTTGCGCAGATTCGACGCGGATGAGGTGAAGACGCTGGAGCCGCAGCTCAATGCCGTGGCTGGATTGCTCTCACCGAGCACTGGAATCGTCGACAGTCATGCCTTGATGCTGGCGCTGCAAGGGGATGCCGAGGCCGCGGGTGCGCTGCTGGCGTTGCATGCGCCGGTAGCGTCCATTGAGGTGACCGACGCGGGGTTGTGTGTCGAGGTGGGCGGTGAAACGCCGATGACGCTGCTGGCCACTAGCGTCATCAACTGTGCGGGACACGCGGCACCAGAAATCGCCGCGCGCACGGCGGGGCTATCCGCTGAGTCGGTGCCACCACGCTATTTCGCCAAGGGCAGCTATTTCAGCCTGGCGACCCCGACGCCATTCCAGCATCTGGTTTATCCCCTCCCGGAACCCGGCGGGCTGGGCGTGCACCTGACGCTGGACCTGGGCGGTCAGGCGCGGTTCGGCCCGGACGTGGAGTGGGTCGACAGCCTGGATTACACGATGGATGAACGCCGCGCGAATGGGTTCTACGCGGCGATTCGCCGTTACTGGCCGGCGTTGCCGGATGGTGCGCTGCAACCGGCCTACACCGGCATTCGCCCTAAAATCAGCGGGCCCGGCGAACCGGCAGCGGACTTTCGCATCGACGGGCCTGCCGAGCACGGTATCGCCGGGTTGGTGAATCTGTTCGGCATCGAGTCGCCCGGGCTGACCGCGGCCCTGGCGATTGCCGATGAGGTCTGCCGGCGGCTCGCCCAGGGCGCTCGAATCGGCTAA
- a CDS encoding YitT family protein, which yields MQHDAERSDAEQPETIAAIFVRHPLWEDALALLLGTAMVALGIAFYSHAGLLTGGTVGLAFLLKYFAGWPFGLVFFTLNIPFYLLAIWRMGWSFTLRTIIAVGLVSLLAELTPNWIRFAELNIYYAALFGGFAMGVGLLMLFRHRASLGGVNILALFLQERIGLRAGTFQMGIDALIVLAAVFIVPPEKVALSVLGAVALNLVLAINHRSDRYMGVS from the coding sequence ATGCAGCATGACGCTGAACGTTCGGACGCCGAGCAGCCCGAAACCATCGCCGCGATCTTCGTCCGCCATCCACTCTGGGAGGATGCGCTGGCGCTGCTGCTGGGCACCGCCATGGTGGCGCTGGGGATCGCCTTCTACAGCCACGCGGGACTGCTGACCGGCGGCACCGTGGGCCTCGCGTTTCTGCTCAAGTATTTCGCCGGCTGGCCTTTCGGTCTGGTGTTCTTCACCCTGAATATTCCGTTCTACCTGTTGGCCATCTGGCGCATGGGCTGGAGCTTTACGCTGCGCACGATCATCGCCGTCGGTCTGGTGTCGCTGCTGGCCGAACTGACACCGAACTGGATTCGCTTCGCCGAGCTGAACATCTATTACGCCGCGCTCTTCGGCGGCTTCGCCATGGGCGTCGGGCTGTTGATGCTGTTCCGGCACCGTGCCAGCCTCGGGGGTGTGAACATCCTTGCGCTGTTCCTGCAGGAGCGCATCGGCCTGCGCGCCGGAACCTTTCAGATGGGCATCGATGCGCTGATTGTGCTGGCGGCGGTGTTCATTGTGCCGCCGGAAAAAGTCGCCCTCTCCGTGCTCGGTGCTGTCGCGCTAAATCTGGTACTGGCGATCAATCACCGCAGCGATCGCTATATGGGCGTGAGCTGA
- a CDS encoding DUF4153 domain-containing protein encodes MQKVIEQRTLAVFMSLGLLQGLTLWLASESWPHGALWRTLFSALIVLVVVGGWQLQMLWGQLREAERWKLLLPAVLLPAVLAAWLGAQFDQPRWYYFDETTGTLLLWSQLALAYILAPFIQARDAAHRWRFDYSALYRNAWNNGLLLFMALVMLGVFWLLIWLWSGLFSMLGVDQFKRFFDSSGFIWVASATVVAVGLHIGRERGQVIDALRNVLQAMCRFLLPLTVVILLLFVVFLPFTGLAPLWATRHATPILLTLVFAHIALLNGVVQDGLQTAHYPRPLRLLADASSLCLPLLAGLAIHALWLRIDQYGLTPDRVLAALLALVAMVHGLALVRAVIRRGPAWLSGLRQSNPPLALLAACLLVLVHVPALSPLQLSAANQYQRLLDAKLPTEQTDLGALRFQLGEPGRRYLQALRDALDEPWEDEALRTRLKGDLQRLDRADHYWAWKREQEVAAAPPVLWIGEAIVDEDGSLARTVSNQGCVDECRLFAADLDRDGQSEVLLLRGEPKVVPVMGRVAAGGWRWLGQLRVTGGALPDGAALGELLERGEFELVAPRFKAIEIGGVRLEPAIGEP; translated from the coding sequence ATGCAAAAAGTAATTGAACAGCGAACCCTGGCGGTCTTCATGTCGTTGGGGCTCCTGCAAGGACTGACGCTATGGCTGGCCAGTGAAAGCTGGCCGCACGGGGCGCTCTGGCGCACTCTGTTTTCCGCGCTGATCGTCCTCGTCGTGGTGGGTGGCTGGCAGCTGCAGATGCTCTGGGGCCAACTGCGCGAGGCTGAGCGCTGGAAGCTGCTGCTGCCGGCTGTTCTGTTGCCCGCCGTGTTGGCGGCGTGGCTTGGGGCTCAGTTCGATCAGCCCCGCTGGTATTACTTCGATGAAACGACCGGCACGCTGTTGCTGTGGAGCCAGCTGGCATTAGCCTACATCCTCGCGCCGTTTATCCAGGCGCGGGACGCTGCGCATCGCTGGCGCTTCGACTACAGCGCGCTTTATCGGAACGCTTGGAACAACGGGCTGCTGTTGTTCATGGCGCTGGTCATGCTCGGGGTTTTCTGGCTGCTGATCTGGCTCTGGTCGGGCCTGTTCAGCATGCTCGGGGTCGATCAGTTCAAACGGTTCTTCGATTCGTCCGGCTTCATCTGGGTTGCCAGCGCTACGGTTGTCGCCGTCGGGTTGCACATTGGGCGCGAGCGCGGTCAGGTCATCGATGCGCTGCGCAACGTGCTGCAGGCGATGTGCCGGTTTCTGTTGCCACTGACGGTGGTGATCCTGCTGCTGTTCGTGGTGTTCCTGCCGTTCACCGGCCTGGCTCCGCTGTGGGCGACACGCCATGCAACGCCGATCCTGCTGACGCTGGTGTTCGCGCATATCGCTTTGCTCAACGGGGTCGTGCAGGACGGCTTGCAGACCGCGCATTATCCCCGGCCCTTGCGGCTGCTGGCCGATGCCAGTTCGCTGTGCCTGCCACTGCTGGCCGGGCTCGCGATACATGCGCTGTGGTTGCGTATCGATCAGTACGGGCTGACGCCGGATCGTGTATTGGCTGCGCTCCTGGCGCTGGTCGCGATGGTGCATGGCCTGGCACTGGTGAGAGCAGTGATCCGACGTGGTCCCGCCTGGCTAAGCGGGCTCCGGCAAAGCAACCCGCCTCTGGCGCTGCTAGCGGCCTGCCTGCTGGTGTTGGTGCATGTGCCGGCACTGAGCCCGCTGCAACTGAGCGCGGCCAATCAGTATCAGCGGCTGCTAGATGCCAAATTGCCAACCGAGCAAACCGATCTCGGTGCGCTGCGCTTTCAGCTGGGCGAACCTGGGCGTCGATATTTGCAAGCACTGCGTGATGCGCTGGACGAGCCTTGGGAGGACGAAGCGCTGCGCACGCGGCTGAAGGGCGATCTGCAGCGACTGGATCGCGCGGACCACTACTGGGCCTGGAAGCGGGAGCAGGAGGTTGCAGCCGCGCCGCCAGTGCTCTGGATTGGGGAGGCTATAGTGGATGAGGATGGCTCGCTGGCGCGTACCGTCAGCAATCAGGGGTGCGTGGATGAGTGCCGGTTGTTTGCGGCGGATCTGGATCGGGACGGCCAATCCGAAGTCTTGCTGCTCCGCGGCGAGCCCAAGGTGGTGCCGGTGATGGGACGTGTTGCGGCAGGAGGCTGGCGATGGCTTGGCCAGCTGCGCGTCACTGGAGGCGCGCTTCCGGACGGCGCTGCGCTTGGCGAGCTTCTGGAACGGGGTGAATTTGAGCTGGTCGCGCCCCGCTTCAAGGCGATTGAGATTGGCGGAGTTCGGCTGGAACCCGCCATCGGCGAACCATGA
- a CDS encoding uracil-xanthine permease family protein: MSAVKSSPDELRNDLVYGLDDRPRPWIAFLAALQHLLAIIVPIVTPGLLICQAIGVSPRDTNIIVSMSLVISGIATFVQCKRFGPFGAGLLIVQGTSFNFVGPLIAGGVLMVKQGTPVEGVMAAIFGVVIAGSFIEMGVSRVLPFIKQLITPLVTGIVVLMIGLTLIKVGLISMGGGYAAMGDGTFASRENLLLSGVVLGAIVVLNRLPMQWMRSCAIIIALAIGYALSAYLGRLDFTGMREAELFEVPMPLHFGLGFSWSLFIPMVVIYLVTSLEAIGDITATSKLSRQPVEGPLWMQRIKGGVLVNGANSLLAGFFNTFPSSVFAQNNGIIQLTGIASRYVGMWIAVMLVILGLFPAVAGVLQAVPEPVLGGAAIVMFGAVAAAGINILAGIKLDRRALLIISVSLALGLGFSQVPEFLANLPVALRNVLESGVATGGICALVMNWFLPESPAGSKQDPA; encoded by the coding sequence ATGAGCGCGGTGAAGTCTTCCCCTGACGAGTTGCGTAACGATCTGGTCTACGGCCTCGACGACCGGCCCCGCCCCTGGATCGCCTTTCTTGCTGCCCTGCAGCATCTGCTGGCGATCATCGTGCCGATCGTCACGCCCGGGTTGCTGATTTGCCAGGCAATCGGCGTCTCGCCACGCGACACCAACATCATTGTCTCGATGTCCCTCGTGATTTCCGGCATCGCCACCTTCGTTCAGTGCAAGCGCTTCGGCCCATTCGGCGCCGGGTTGCTGATCGTGCAGGGCACCAGCTTCAACTTCGTCGGCCCGCTGATCGCCGGCGGCGTGTTGATGGTCAAGCAGGGCACGCCGGTCGAGGGCGTGATGGCGGCCATCTTCGGCGTGGTGATTGCCGGGTCCTTTATCGAGATGGGCGTCTCACGTGTGCTGCCGTTTATCAAGCAGCTAATCACCCCGCTGGTGACCGGCATCGTGGTGCTGATGATTGGCCTGACGCTGATCAAGGTCGGCCTGATCAGCATGGGCGGCGGCTACGCAGCCATGGGCGACGGGACCTTTGCCAGCCGCGAAAACCTGCTGCTGTCGGGTGTGGTGCTGGGCGCCATCGTCGTACTGAACCGCCTGCCGATGCAGTGGATGCGCAGCTGCGCCATCATCATTGCGCTGGCCATCGGTTATGCGCTGTCCGCCTATCTGGGCCGACTGGATTTCACCGGCATGCGCGAAGCCGAACTGTTCGAAGTGCCGATGCCGCTGCATTTTGGCCTCGGCTTTTCCTGGAGTCTGTTCATTCCGATGGTGGTGATCTACCTGGTCACCTCGCTCGAAGCCATCGGCGACATCACCGCCACCAGCAAGCTCTCACGCCAACCTGTGGAAGGCCCGCTGTGGATGCAGCGGATCAAGGGCGGCGTGCTGGTCAATGGCGCCAACTCGCTGCTGGCGGGCTTCTTCAATACCTTCCCCAGCTCGGTGTTCGCGCAGAACAACGGCATCATTCAGCTCACCGGGATCGCCAGCCGCTACGTCGGCATGTGGATCGCGGTGATGCTGGTGATTCTCGGGCTGTTCCCGGCGGTTGCCGGCGTGCTTCAGGCGGTGCCCGAGCCGGTGCTGGGCGGTGCTGCAATTGTGATGTTCGGTGCGGTGGCGGCCGCGGGCATCAACATTCTCGCGGGCATCAAGCTGGACCGCCGCGCGCTCCTGATCATCTCGGTCTCGCTGGCGCTGGGCCTGGGCTTTTCTCAGGTGCCGGAGTTTCTTGCCAATCTGCCGGTAGCGCTGCGCAACGTGCTGGAGTCGGGCGTAGCCACCGGCGGTATCTGCGCATTGGTAATGAACTGGTTCCTGCCCGAGTCGCCCGCAGGCTCGAAGCAGGATCCAGCCTGA